In Streptomyces liangshanensis, the DNA window TCCACCAGTGCCAGGACGCTGTGCAGGGGCGCGACCTGTCCGGGGACGAGCCCGAGGGGCCTCATGGCGTCGTCAAGTCCTGCCGGGTCCTGCCCGGCCGGTTCGATCGCCTGAAGCGTGTGGAAGTCGACGATGACCTCGCCGCCGACCGCGTACTTGAACCAGTGCATCGGCTTCTCGTTGTAGTGGAGCACGACGGCCTCCGTGCCCGCGGAGACGCGACTCACGATCCTCTCGTCGAGTCCGTGCACACCGCCCTGCTCCCACGCCCACGTCCAGGAGCCGTCGATGCCGCTGATGACGACGGGTTCCTCGTCGTCGAAGAGGTCTTCACCCAAGTCGTCCGACAGGTCCACGACGTCGCGAAGCGCCAGGGTCTCCGGATCCACCCCCATGCGGGTGAGCAGCTCCACGGGGGCCAGGTCCCGCACGAAGGTGAGGGTGTAGAAGGGGAAATCGCCCTCCCGGAACACGTCCAACCCGCGGGTCGTCCCGCTGCTCGTCATGCCGTGGATGCTGCCATACAGCACCGACAGGCTTCCCGGGCCGTCGGCCTCGGCAG includes these proteins:
- a CDS encoding DUF6461 domain-containing protein codes for the protein MTSSGTTRGLDVFREGDFPFYTLTFVRDLAPVELLTRMGVDPETLALRDVVDLSDDLGEDLFDDEEPVVISGIDGSWTWAWEQGGVHGLDERIVSRVSAGTEAVVLHYNEKPMHWFKYAVGGEVIVDFHTLQAIEPAGQDPAGLDDAMRPLGLVPGQVAPLHSVLALVENAFGIRLRPPGDADDERWSGRLLPLPDTA